The region ACCGAAGGCGCGCTGTATCCCTTCGCCGCCAAACTGAACATGGATCGCGGCACGGTCGCGGCCGCCGCGCCACGCGTCGACGCCATCCCCTTCGAATCCGAACACAAATTCATGGCGACCTTGAACCGGTCCACGGACGGCGACATGCTGCTGGTCAAGGGCGCGCCGGAAGTCATCATGGCGCACTGCGACCGGCAGCAGTCGGCGCACGGGCTGGCCCCCATCGATAGCGCCTATTTCGACGGCGCGGGCGAGCGGCTGGCCGCACAGGGAGAACGCGTGCTCGGCCTGGCGTGGCTGCCCAATCCCGGGCTGGGCGGGCGTGACGGCGGGCTGGGGCCGGGCGACCTGCCCCGCAACCTGGTGCTGCTGGGCCTCGTCGGCCTGATGGATCCGCCCCGCAAGGAAGCCATCGAGGCCGTGCGCGAATGCCATGAGGGTGGCATTCGGGTGACGATGATCACGGGCGACCACAAGATCACCGCGGCCGCCATTGCCCGCATGCTGGGCATCGGTGACGGCAGGACGGCCGTGGCCGGCGTCGAGATCGAAGCCATGAACGACGCGTCCCTGCAGGACTGCGTGCGCGACGTCGACGTGTTCGCGCGCGCCAGCCCCGAGCACAAGCTGCGCCTGGTGAAGGCCATCCAGGCCAATGGCCAGGTCGTGGCCATGACGGGCGATGGCGTCAACGACGCGCCCGCTTTGAAGAAGGCTGACATCGGCGTGGCGATGGGCATCAAAGGCACCGAGGTCACCAAGGAAGCGGCCGGCATGATCCTGGCGGACGATAATTTCGCCTCGATTTCCGCGGCGGTGAAGGAAGGCCGCACGGTCTACGACAATATCGAGAAGGCCATGCTGTTCATGCTGCCGACCAATGTCGCCCAAGGCGCCGTGATCGCGGCGGCGATCATTTTCGGTTTCGCCTTGCCCATCACGGCGCCGCAGGTGCTGTGGGTAAACATGATCACATCGGTCGCGCTGGGCCTGGTGATCTCCTTCGAGCCGCATGAAGACGATGTCATGCAGCGGCCCCCGCGCGCGGTCGAGCGGCCCATCCTGAGCCGCTTCGGCATCTGGCGCGTGCTGTTCGTCGGCGCGGCCTTGCTGGTCTACACCCTGCTGACGTTCTTCGCGATGCAGGCGCAGGGCGCGTCCGAAGCGATGGCGCGCACGGCCGCGGTCAATGCCATCACCTTGGGTCAGGTGTTCTACCTGCTCAATAGCCGGCACCTGATCCACTCGTCCTTGAACCTGCGCGCGCACCAGGGCAACCCCCTGCTCTGGTACGGCATTCTGGCGGTGGTGGTGCTGCAGCTGCTGTTCACCTATGCCCCGCCTTTCCAGGCGATTTTTTCGACGGAGAGCCTGCCCTTGTCGGTATGGGCCAAACTGCTCGTGGGCGCGGTGCTGTTCTTCCTCGTCGTGGAAGCCGAGAAGCTGATCATTCGTTCCGTGCCGGCCTGGCGTGGCGCGGTGACGGACGAGCGCGAAATGGCGGTCGGCGACGAGCCCTGATCCGCGTCAGGCCGCGCCCGTCCACTGCTCGTCGGGCACGCGCAGATGCTTGGTCAGATAGTCCAGAAAGGCCCGTATGCGCGGCGCCAGGTGCTTGCGGTGGGGATAGACCGCGTGCAAGGGCGCGGCGGGCACGGGATGGTCGGGCAGCAGCCGCACCAGGCGGCCCGAAGCCAGATCAGCCGCCACATCCATATAGGTTTTCATCGCGATGCCGTGGCCGTCGACGGCCCACTGATGCACCACTTCGCCGTCATTGGACACCAGCCGTGCCGCGATCTTGACCGTCAAGGGCGGCACGCCGTCGAACTGCCATTCCGCCACGGCCTGTTGGCCGATCTGCAGGCAGCGATGCGCCGGCAGGTCGGTCGGATGGGCAGGCATGCCGTGACGGGACAGGTAGGCCGGCGACGCGCACAGCACGCGGTAGTTGTGGGCAATGGGTTTGGAGACATAGGACGAGTCCTGCACGCGGCCGAAGCGGATGGCCAGGTCCATGCCCGCCTCCACCAGATCCAGCAGGACGTCCGTCAGATGCAGCTGCACGGTCAGGTCCGGATGCTCCCGGTGAAAATCCGCCAGCAAGGGCGCGATGCGCCGCCGGCCCAGCGCCACCGGCGCGGTCACGCGGATGTGGCCGGCCACCGTGCGTCGCTGGGGGGTGAGCCGTTCCTGGATTTCGCTCATCTGCCCGAGGATCTGCACGGCATGCCGGTACAGGAACTCACCTTCCGCGGTCATGGCCTGGCGGCGCGTGGTTCGGTGCAGCAGGCGCGCGCCCAGCGTGTTCTCCAGGCGTTGCAGGCGGCGGCTGGCCAGCGACAGGGTCATACCCAGCTCCAGCGCGGCCGCGGACAGGCTGCCGCTGTCGACGATGCGTACGTAGAGATGCAATAAGGTGAGATCCAGCGCTTGCATGAGATTCTTGCCTGAAGAGGAAACAGTTCATTGATCTTAGCGCCAATTATTGCGTGGCCTGCAAGGATTAGACTCACCGACATGAAAATCACTCTGGATCGCCGCAATCTGACGGCCCTGCTGGTGGCCGCCGTGTTCTTCATGGAGAACCTCGACGCCACGGTCATCTCGACGTCCATGCCCGCGATGGCGCGCGACTTCGGCGTCGCCCCCGAGCACCTGTCGGTGGGCGTGTCCGCTTACCTGGTGGCCTTGACGGTGTTCATCCCGATCAGCGGCTGGGCCGCGGACCGGTTTGGCGCGCGGCGCATATTCGCGGCCGCCATCTGCCTGTTCACTTTCGCGTCCCTGCTGTGCGCGCTGAGCCCGGACCTGTGGACCTTCACCGCGGCGCGTACCTTGCAGGGCCTGGGCGGCGCGATGATGGTGCCGGTCGGCCGCCTGGTCGTTCTGCGTGACACGGCCAAGAGCGATATGGTGCGGGTGATCGCCATCCTGACCTGGCCTGCCCTGGTCGCACCGATACTGGGACCGCCGGTGGGCGGATGGATAAGCACCCACTGGAGTTGGCACTGGATCTTCCTGCTCAACCTGCCGCTCGGCATCCTGGCCTTGATCGCCTGCCTTCTTTTGATCCGCAACGGCGAGCACGCGACCGGCCGCTTCGATACGCGCGGCTTCATTCTTAGCGGGCTGGGCTTCGCCCTGTTCATGACGGGTATCGAACTGGCCAGTCGCGCCGACCTGCCGCGCTGGTGGTGGGTCGCAGCGCTGGCGGCGGGCCTGGCGCTATTGCTCGCGTCGGCGCGCCATCTGCTGCGCGTGCCGAATCCCCTGCTGGGCCTGGCGCCGTTGCGGGTGGCCACCTTCCGGGTATGCGCGGTAGGCGGTTCGCTGTTTCGCTGCGCCATCGGCAGCGCGCCCTTCCTGGTGCCCTTGATGTTCCAGGTGGGGTTCGGGTGGGACGCCGTACAGGCGGGCACGCTGCTGCTTTGGCTGTTCGCCGGCAACCTGTGCATGAAGCCGACGACCAGCTGGATCATGAATCGTTTCGGTTTCCGGCGGACGCTGCTTGGGAATGGGCTGCTGGTGGCCGTGGGGTTCGCGCTGTGCGCCTTGCTACAGGCGCACACGCCGCTGCCGGTGATCGCGCTGCTGCTGTTTTTTACAGGCATGACGCGGTCCTTGCAGTTCACCGCCTACAACACGCTGGGTTTCGCCGATGTCCCGAAGGAAAATATGCGGGATGCGACCACGCTGTTCTCCGTGCTGCAACAGATGAACGCGGGGATGGGGATCGCGTTGGGAGCACTGGCTCTTAGTGTGGCCAGCCTGCTGCACGGGAATGATCCCGGCAATGCCAGTGCCAATGATTTCCGGATGGCATTCGGGATGATCGCGGTGCTGGCTTTGTTGGGGACCATCGATAGCTGGATGCTGCCGAAGGATGCTGGCCAGGGTGTGCTGAAAAAAGCCGACGCGGACCATGCCCCCGCCAAGCGCGCGTAGCGCAGCCCCCGACCGGGAAGGCCTGTGCAACGCAAAGGCCTTTCATCTTTGCCGTGGCGCCAGCTATCCGCGCCTTGCGCGAAGCTGAACGCCGGGCATGGCGCGTGCTCGCAGCGAGGCACACCCTCAAAGGACACGACCATGAAGAACAACTCGAGATACGCGGCAATGGCCCTGGCGATCACGGTCGGCATGATGCTGACCCAGACAGCGTCCGCCCAAGGCCTGGGCTCCGGCAAGGAAGGCGAAGGCCAGCACAACAGCACCGGGCAAGGCGGCGGCGGCGTCGGCGCTTCGGGCAGCGGGCCCCAAGGCAGCGGCGCCGAAGGCGACTCCCACGCCCCCGCTGGCAAGGACCCCGCGACGAAATCCAACACCGGCGACGACAAGAAAACCGACAGCGATGCCGTGACCAACAAGGACGTCCAGCGCCTCTACACGCCCCCTCCGCAAGACCGCGCCGCGCCCGCCAACGCAGAGAAGCCCGCACGCTGACGCGGTACACGCGATACACGCGGTGCCGCTATTGCGCCGCAGCAGGGACCAGCTTTCTTACCTCGGGTATGCCGGTTGCGTAGGCCAGCGGCACGAACCATCCACCGAATAGAGGTAAGCGAAATGGAAACCCGCACTGCATATCCTGGCGGCTCACCCGCCTCCCTTGGCAACCGTGAGTCCTTCGGCTCAGCAGTCTCCTGGGGCGCTGTCCTGGCCGGCGCCTTCGTGGCGACCGCCACTTACCTCATGCTGCTGGTGGCGGGCGCGGGCCTCGGCCTGGCGTCATCCTCTCCCTGGGGCGGAGACGGCGCGTCGGCCAAGGCCATCGGCATAGGCGCCATCGTCTGGCTGGTCGTCATCCAGATCATCTCCGCCGGCCTGGGCGGCTATATCGCCGGCCGCCTGCGCACCAAGTGGGTCGACGTCCACTCCGATGAAGTGTTCTTCCGCGATACCGCGCACGGCTTCCTGGTCTGGGCGCTGGGCGCGACCGTCAGCGCTTTCCTGATGACGGCCGGCGTGTCGTCGGCGATCAGCGGCGTGGCAAACGTCGGCGCCAGCGCCGCTTCGGGTGCTGGTGTGGCCGCGACGTCGGCCGCTGCTGCCGGCGCAGCGAGCTCTGGCGGCGGCAATAGCGCCAACGGCGGCGGCATGATGCCTTCCACGCAGTACTTCACCGACACGCTGTTCCGCTCCGACCGTCCGGACGCGTCGCAAGGAGATGCGGCCAAGGCCGAGGTGGGCCGTATCGTCGCCACCAGCATCGCCCGCGGCAA is a window of Bordetella sp. N DNA encoding:
- a CDS encoding HAD-IC family P-type ATPase, which codes for MNSAQQVAAGIAGTPWHALPANEVERQLNVSPTQGLAAAEASGRLDTHGANRLPQGKKKGPLTRFLAQFNNILIYVLLVSGFIKLMLSLWLDASIIFAVVILNSLLGFVQEGRAEKALDSIRNMLSADARVLRDGAVRLIPAEDLVPGDIVLLESGDKIPADLRLLDVKNLRTEEAALTGESVPAEKTAGTVAIKATVGDRENMAFSGTLVVSGRATGVVVATGSQTELGRINQMLAEVNVLETPLLRQIKKFGYTITAVIGAISVLLFAWGHWLGHMTFVQLFQAIVGIAVSVIPEGLPALITITLAIGVQRMARRNAIIRRLPAVETLGSVSRICSDKTGTLTLMEMMVTSVVTADGNYKVTGDGYAAAGEVSQDGQRIGGLQGDPVPDPLKMMGLVSCLCNDAELFEADGKWKVEGDPTEGALYPFAAKLNMDRGTVAAAAPRVDAIPFESEHKFMATLNRSTDGDMLLVKGAPEVIMAHCDRQQSAHGLAPIDSAYFDGAGERLAAQGERVLGLAWLPNPGLGGRDGGLGPGDLPRNLVLLGLVGLMDPPRKEAIEAVRECHEGGIRVTMITGDHKITAAAIARMLGIGDGRTAVAGVEIEAMNDASLQDCVRDVDVFARASPEHKLRLVKAIQANGQVVAMTGDGVNDAPALKKADIGVAMGIKGTEVTKEAAGMILADDNFASISAAVKEGRTVYDNIEKAMLFMLPTNVAQGAVIAAAIIFGFALPITAPQVLWVNMITSVALGLVISFEPHEDDVMQRPPRAVERPILSRFGIWRVLFVGAALLVYTLLTFFAMQAQGASEAMARTAAVNAITLGQVFYLLNSRHLIHSSLNLRAHQGNPLLWYGILAVVVLQLLFTYAPPFQAIFSTESLPLSVWAKLLVGAVLFFLVVEAEKLIIRSVPAWRGAVTDEREMAVGDEP
- a CDS encoding LysR family transcriptional regulator encodes the protein MQALDLTLLHLYVRIVDSGSLSAAALELGMTLSLASRRLQRLENTLGARLLHRTTRRQAMTAEGEFLYRHAVQILGQMSEIQERLTPQRRTVAGHIRVTAPVALGRRRIAPLLADFHREHPDLTVQLHLTDVLLDLVEAGMDLAIRFGRVQDSSYVSKPIAHNYRVLCASPAYLSRHGMPAHPTDLPAHRCLQIGQQAVAEWQFDGVPPLTVKIAARLVSNDGEVVHQWAVDGHGIAMKTYMDVAADLASGRLVRLLPDHPVPAAPLHAVYPHRKHLAPRIRAFLDYLTKHLRVPDEQWTGAA
- a CDS encoding MDR family MFS transporter, translating into MKITLDRRNLTALLVAAVFFMENLDATVISTSMPAMARDFGVAPEHLSVGVSAYLVALTVFIPISGWAADRFGARRIFAAAICLFTFASLLCALSPDLWTFTAARTLQGLGGAMMVPVGRLVVLRDTAKSDMVRVIAILTWPALVAPILGPPVGGWISTHWSWHWIFLLNLPLGILALIACLLLIRNGEHATGRFDTRGFILSGLGFALFMTGIELASRADLPRWWWVAALAAGLALLLASARHLLRVPNPLLGLAPLRVATFRVCAVGGSLFRCAIGSAPFLVPLMFQVGFGWDAVQAGTLLLWLFAGNLCMKPTTSWIMNRFGFRRTLLGNGLLVAVGFALCALLQAHTPLPVIALLLFFTGMTRSLQFTAYNTLGFADVPKENMRDATTLFSVLQQMNAGMGIALGALALSVASLLHGNDPGNASANDFRMAFGMIAVLALLGTIDSWMLPKDAGQGVLKKADADHAPAKRA